The following nucleotide sequence is from Triticum dicoccoides isolate Atlit2015 ecotype Zavitan chromosome 7B, WEW_v2.0, whole genome shotgun sequence.
GTCATCTCCTTCGGCCTCTTCCTCTCCCCTACGTAAGCCCCCATCCCCCCTCCTCTAATCCGCCGCCTCTTTTGTAGACAGTCTAGAGTAATCTATATGCATGGATGGTGCTTGTTGCAGGCCGACGTTCTGGCGGATcatcaaggccaaggacgtggaggAGTTCAAGCCGGACCCCTACCTGGCGACGCTGCTCAACTGCATGCTCTGGGTCTTCTACGGCCTCCCCATCGTCCATCCCAACAGCATCCTCGTCGTCACCATCAACGGGATCGGGCTCGTCATCGAGGGCTCCTacctcatcatcttcttcctctactCCACCAACAACAAGCGGGTACGTACTACCACATCCCTAAATCTAATCCCCTCGCCCGTTGGTTTTCGTCTAGATAGAACAAGATCTGGCCCTAACCCATGCCCGTGCGTGCGTGCCTCCGTGCTTGCAgctgaagatgataggcgtgctcgcCGCCGAGGCGGTGTTCATGGTGGCCGTCGTGCTCGGCGTGCTCCTCGGTGCCCACACCCACGAGAAACGCTCCATGATCGTCGGCATCCTCTGCGTCATCTTCGGAACCATCATGTATGCCTCCCCGCTCACCATCATGGTACGTACCTACACCCTCCTTCCTCATGGATCGATCGTACGTGTGCACTCTTTGATCCATGCTTTAAGCCCTTGATCCGTTTGCTCTTAATTCTGGAGGCGCAGCTGTTATTTTATTTCGTTTCATTTGTTTTGAACTTTGTTAGTTGTGTGTTAATGCATGCCGTTCTGGTCGTATGGAGTGATAATATGCATTGTTTAGAAGACATGCGTGGTTAATCTGCTAGCTCTTGATCGAGTTACTTTGAGTGGCTAGATGAATGCATGCTGCTCACCTCACACAGTAGATGTACTCTCCACACACAAATTATTTTACGAGACAAGATGTTGCCTTGTGTACATATTCTGTATTTTGTGGCTAGATTCACGTACGGGTCTGGCTTCACACACCCAAATTATTTTAGAAGATGCATGCTGTTCAACTTACGTAGATCTACTTCAGACATCCAAGTTATTTCACAAGATGTTGTTTTGTGTGCACATGTTTGGTCAAAAAAGCTCAAAGGTAACGCAACCCCTGCGTGTCCTTTCCTTGTGGATCTGGACTTGCATGCCGTGTAAATAGCTATAGCCAGCCAACCAAACTTTCTGTTGCACCCGGCCGCCAAAATCTCGTGTTAGCTGTTGGAGTGACGGGTCCGCAATCGCATGGAAGAGCCGTTCGTGACATGACTAAAAACATGTGATCCAGCACTTCATCACAAACGTATGTGCCAATGCCCCGAGGATGCATGCATGGATATATTGCGTGCATGTTCTCTTTTGCTTCTTGTGATCCTTCACTCTTGCCAAATCTATGAGTTGTGATGTTAATTAATTAACCAGTGAGTTTGTGTACCTACTCATTATATTTAGATCAGGAATTCAATGAGTAAGCCTTGTTaattacgtacgtacgtacgtgtgcTCTTATTACCTGGTGATGTAAGCACTACTAAGATAAGATTGCGATACTTGATTGCAGGGTAAGGTGATCAAGACCAAGAGTGTGGAGTATATGCCATTCACCCTGTCGCTGGTTAACTTCCTCAACGGCTGCTGCTGGTTAGCCTACGCGCTCATCAAGTTCGACCTCTACGTCACGGTcagtacatacatacatacatacatatacacaTCTCAAACAAGTATACCGATTAAACCCAGCTAGCTAGATTTTTCTGTCTCATCGATCTAActgccatgcatgcatgcagatcCCCAATGGCCTCGGCGCTTTCTTCGGCCTCATGCAGCTCATCCTCTACGGCTGCTACTACAAGAGAACCCCCAAGGAGGAGAAGAGCGTCGAGCTGCCCACCAGCAACCCCGCCGGAGCCGGCAACGTCTCGGTCACCGTGGACAGATAAGCATTGGCTTGCAGCAGCAGCAAGCCCGCCGTCGCCAAGTGATTCTAGTCCGGCCGGCGGCCGAGATTTTAGCCCTAAACATTTTGAGTAGTTAAATTCCGGATGATCGATGCTTCAACAAGTGTGGTGTGCTAGTCTTCGTTATAATTAGCTAGTCTTGATCGAGTGTGCGTTTCGTGAACCACTGTCGTCTGCCCTCGTGCAAATTAGAACTATATTCATGCAGAGGCGCAACCTGGAACTTAATATATGTAGCTGTGTTGTCCCGAATAATAATTACACCACGCTTGTCTCGTATGTGTACTCTCTGAATCTATTCTTACGCGATGATACAATATCTTCATGGATTACTGTGGAGCTTTTTAATTGTTTAGGCCGTGGTTGTTTTTGTGGAACCACGTTTATCTTCCGTTCCCttaacaccaccaccaccatgctggCTTGGGAACGCGACGGCAACCCTGTTGCTGAGCCACGATAACCTGTGAAAAACGACGTCTACAAGTAATTTTACAGGGATCTCGTGTTTTTTGTTTTAGAGAAAAAGGGCCACAGCCCTGCCTCCATTTTTAGAGTACCAAAAACAAGCTTTTTTTTGTTTGTATGGCATTTTTTTGGTCTGTACATTTTGTACGCATCTCCTGATTTTGTACTTGAATTTTGGTTGTCATTGCTCATTTGGACAGACAAATGAGCAACATGTTTTCGCCGTCGATCCCATTGATGTTCTTAACATAAAACTAAAACATATCAAGAAATACTTCAAAGGATGGGGTTCCCATTCCTTTGGACATGCCAAGAAGAGGAAAAAGTGTATTAAGGAGGAGTTGGAAGAAATTGAGAGATTGGAGGAAAATGGACCCATTGATCTGGAGTTATATGAAAAAAGGATGGCCCTTAACTCGGAACTGAATGAGCTCCTGATCATGGAAGAACTTTTCTGGTTACAACACTCCGGTGAGCGATGGTTGCTCAAAGGAGACCGGAACACTACCTTTTACCATCGGGTAGCGAACagtagaaaacgaaaaaaatactaTCCACTCCTTCACAGCAGGAGAGGTGACTATTGAAGGCACACAAAACCTTCTGAATCATGCGACCACATTCTATAAGGACCTTTTTTGGCCGGCTAGGGGAAACCTATTTCACCTTTCA
It contains:
- the LOC119337705 gene encoding bidirectional sugar transporter SWEET6a-like translates to MVSADAARNVVGIIGNVISFGLFLSPTPTFWRIIKAKDVEEFKPDPYLATLLNCMLWVFYGLPIVHPNSILVVTINGIGLVIEGSYLIIFFLYSTNNKRLKMIGVLAAEAVFMVAVVLGVLLGAHTHEKRSMIVGILCVIFGTIMYASPLTIMGKVIKTKSVEYMPFTLSLVNFLNGCCWLAYALIKFDLYVTIPNGLGAFFGLMQLILYGCYYKRTPKEEKSVELPTSNPAGAGNVSVTVDR